ATGAATTGATCTGGTTAGTAAAAGGTGCTGGACGAATTCCAGTAGAACGCGACACGTTCTACAATGCGATAAAGGTATACGAATAAAAGACTACCTAGATCCGTTATCCTATATTGGAAAGGAAGTTCGGTCAGCATGAGAACACTACTCGTTCTGGGCGGCGGCTATGGCGGCTTGGCCCTAATTCAAGAATTGCTCAATAATCACCTTCCACAGGATATTGAAATTATCTTAATTGACCGAATGCCTTATCAAGGAATCAAAACGGAATATTATGCGCTTGCCGCAGGTACAGTAACTGACTATCACTTGCGGATCCAGTTTCCGGTTCATCCCCGTCTCACTATCCGTTACGGTGAGGTGAGTTCCATTGATTTGGAGAGTAGAATCGTTACAATGGAGCCTGACGAGACTGTGTCTTATGACATACTTGCCATTGCACTAGGTTGTACCGACAATTACCATAACATCCCTGGAGCTGATCAATATACTTGCAGTATCCAGACCTTTGCAGGAACACGCGAAACTTACCAACGTTTAAACGATGTGAAGCCTTATGGAACAATAAACATTGTAGGCGGAGGACTAAGTGGAGTGGAATTGGCGGCAGAGCTTCGGGAGAGCCGACCAGATCTTAATATTGCTATTCTGGATCGCGGTGAACGTGTCTTATCTGCCTTCCCTGCGAAGCTGTCACAGTACGTGGAGGAATGGTTTCACCACCATCAAGTACAGACACTTGGACGTGTCTCCGTATCCCATGTAGAAAAAGATGCGCTTTTTAACGGTACAGAGGAAATTCTTTCAGATGTTACGGTATGGACCGCGGGGATCCAACCGGTGAAGGTTGTTCAGGAATTAACAGTCCCGAAGGATCGCGGAGGACGAATCATTCTGGATGAATATTATCGTGTACCTGATTATCCAGAAGTGTATGTAATTGGCGACTGCGCCAGCCTGCCATTCGCTCCAAGCGCACAAGCCGCAGGAGCGCAGGGTGAGCAGGTTGCTCAGGTTATTCAAGCCATGTGGCGCGGCGAGACCCCTAAGCTTCATCCTATTCGTCTAAAGGGTACCTTAGGCTCACTAGGCAAGAAAGCTGGATTTGGTCTGATGGGCCAGCGCTCCGTAAAAGGACGGGTTCCCCGTATCCTTAAGAGCGGGGTACTCTGGATGTCAAAACGCACTTTAGGATAAACCTAAGGGCTGCTCTTTTCCGTTATAAATACGAAAAAGAGCAGCCCTTTATTTTCCACAAAAAGCATTTAATCAAGATCCATATTAAACCAAGCCTCTAGCTCTTTGATTTTAGTATCAATTTTCTTTTCTAGCTCGTCAACAGTATCTGCTGCAACGATGTCCCCTTCAACCATGGCAAACGGGGTTAAATAACATTCCCCACAATTGTTCAGGCATCCGTATTCGATCACATCGTAATCTGGATTTTCCTCCAGCTTATGCATTAGCTTGTCTGTTCCGTGACCCATGTTACTGGCACAAAATTCAATAATTGGTCTCATGATGATCTCCCTATTCCGCCTAACCATTTTATTTTTTAACTTTTTGTACTATAATGAACTTACGAAAGGAGTGATTGAGAAATGAGTGAGAATGCACAAAGCACCGAAATGTATGATGAAGTATTGGAAGTGCTGGATAAGCTTCGTCCGTTCCTGCAACGCGATGGCGGCGACGTTGAACTGGTCGATGTAGAAGACGGCATCGTTAAGTTGAAACTTATGGGTGCCTGCGGCAGCTGCCCAAGCTCCACGATCACCTTGAAAGCCGGGATTGAACGCGCCCTTCTTGAAGAAGTAGAAGGCGTACAAGAAGTTATGCAAGTATTCTAATCCCATTCAATATCATTCCCGATCCTCCTCTTCAGGAGATCGGGATTTTCTTATTATAGAGGATTTAGCCTTCCCCTACAACATACAGCATAAAACCCGCATGCCATTAGGCAGCGGGTTTTATGCTGTATTAGAGATTAAGTTAGCTTTCTGTCTTAAAATGCTGGAATGATCGAGCCTTTGTACTGCTCTTCAATAAAAGCTTTAGCTTCTGGAGAATTCAGTGCAGCGGCAAGCTTTTTGATTGCATCGGAATCTTTATTGTCAGGACGAGCTACCAAGATGTTAGCATAAGGGGAATCCGTTCCCTCGATGAACAATGCATCTTTAGTAGGAACTAGGTTAGCTTCCAAAGCATAGTTAGTGTTAATCAAGGCAAGATCTACTTCATCCAATTGACGACCTAACATTGCTGCATCTAGCTCAATGATTTTAAGATTTTTCTTATTCTCAGTGATATCTGCTTGGGTAGATGTGATGTTGGTATCATCTTTCAAAGAAATCAGTCCATTTTTGGCAAGCAGGATCAGTGCACGACCACCGTTTGTAGCATCATTCGGGATGGCTACTTTCGCACCATCAGCCAGCTCGTCGATGGATTTGATTTTTTTGGAATAAGCACCAAAAGGTTCAACGTGAACGGCTGTAACAGAAACTAGATCCGAACCGTTCTTTTGATTCTGGTCATCCAGGTAAGGTTGATGTTGGAAGAAGTTAGCATCCAGATTCTTCTCTGAAAGCTGAACGTTTGGTTGAACATAGTCAGTGAATTCTTTGATTTCTAATTTAATTCCTTGCGCTTCAAGCAATGGAGCAATAGCTTTTAGGATCTCAGCGTGTGGAACAGGTGAAGCACCAACCACCAATTTTACAGGTTCTGCAGATGACTCAGTTGCAGCACCATCTTTTGGTGCATTAGTAGCAGCCGAGTTAGAAGCATTATTGTTATTGCCGCAAGCAGCCAGCACCACAACCAGTGTCAGACTAAAAAAAGTAAGTAGTAATTTTTTCATTTTAAATCCCCCTCTTATCCTTGGTATTTGTATGAATAAGGCTATATATGGACGTACCTTATTTCCGTGTGAAATGTCGTACTAGTCGATCACCGGCCATTTGTAGCAGTTGCACCAGTATGACCATTAAGACTACAGAGATAATCATAACTTCCTTCTCATATCGGTAATATCCGTAACGAATCGCTAGATCCCCTAACCCGCCGCCGCCTACCATCCCGGACATTGCCGTATAGGAGACCAGTGTAACCAGTGTGATCGTAACCCCAGCGAGCAGACCTGGACGAGCCTCTGGCAAAAGAACACGCATAACGATCTGATTCGTGGATGCTCCCATCCCTTGCGCCGCTTCGATTACTCCACGATCCACTTCTCTTAATGCCGTTTCCACCAAGCGAGCAAAGAATGGAGCTGCACCAATCACGAGCGGTGGAATCGTACCAAGTACTCCAATGGAGGTTCCAACGATAGTTTTGCTAAAAGGAATTAAAGCCACCATCAAAATGATAAACGGTACGGAACGCAAGATGTTTACAAAGAAAGATAAGACCGAGTAAATTACTCTGATTACTATACTATTCGATCTTCCCCATAAATACAATAGAATTCCGAGTGGTAAACCAAGAATAATTGTGAACAATCCAGAGAATATTAACATTTGCAAGGTAGCAACTGTAGCATCCATCATTTCTTGCCAGTTTAAGTCTGCGAAATTCATTACGAAATCACCTCCACTTCAAGGCCTTGAGCGGTTAGTTCGGCTATCGTCACAGCGATCGCTTCAGCTGGACCTTCGAACCGAACAATCATTTGTCCATAAGGTACGTCTTTTATCGTTGAGATGGTACCATGCAGAATGGCGAAGCTAACACCTGTCTCACGTACTACATTGGAAAGTGCAGAGCCGTAGGTCTTCTCTCCGAAAAAAGTAATTTTGACGGCCTGAGAGTTGTCCCCAGCAGCAGCGTCAAGCGCCGTACGAAGGGGTCCCTCATTCTGTGATTCACTGCGAATGAAATCGCGAGTGACCTCATGCTGCGGCTTCAGGAATACCTCCGTGACTTTACCTTGCTCAACGATACCACCACCATGAATGACCGCAACACGGTCGCAGATGCTCTGAATCACGTGCATTTCGTGAGTGATCAGCACAATGGTCAGATGGAATCGTTTATTAATATCGAGCAATAGCTTAAGAATAGAGTCTGTCGTTTGTGGATCAAGCGCAGAGGTTGCTTCGTCACACAGCAGCACATCGGGGTCGCTGGCAAGTGCCCGTGCGATGCCCACCCGTTGCTTTTGTCCGCCTGATAATTGGGAGGGGTATTTATCCCGGTGTTCTTCAAGCCCCACTAAGGCAAGCAAATCTTTCACTTTAGTATCAATATCTGCTCTCGAAGTGCCTGTGAGTCGCAGAGGAAAAGCAATGTTATCGTACACCGTTGCAGAAGATAGCAGATTGAAATGTTGAAAAATCATCCCAATTTTGCGCCGTTGTTCCTGCAGCTGACCTTGAGTAAGCTTGGTTAGTTCAATGCCATCTACCCAAACTTCCCCTTCTGTCGGACGCTCCAACAGATTAATGCAACGGATCAATGTACTTTTCCCCGCTCCAGAATGGCCAATAACTCCGAATATTTCACCTTTTTCGATAGACAAATTCAATCCGGAAAGTGCTGAAGCCGCATGGCTGCCTTTTCCATATACCTTTGTTATTCCTTTTAGATTAATCAACGCTCGTCGCCCCCTTTATAATTCACTTATTCCATACAAAAAAACCTCCGACGATCGATGCAGATCGCAAGAGGCTCTGTGTGTTTATTTAGACAATGCCTTCTCATCTGCCAACGACCACAAACCTTGCGTCATTGTAGGAATTAGCACCATGACATTTGTACATAACGCTAATCGCGCTGTATACAAATCGGTTGCCGGGCTTCATCGGGCCTATCCCTCCGCCACTCTCGATAAGATATAGAGTATGAAATTTTATGTTTGAATTCGTACAGACTTTAATGCAAGCATAAGTATAGTAAGTTTCTTGTTTTTTGTCAAAAGGAAATATCTTGAACGCTTAGGATTGTACACGCTTTGCCTTGCTGATTTCCTTACGCAGCTGTTCATTGCTGTAGCTGAATGCCGCGATTAATGTTTTACAGTTCATTTCAAGGGACTGCTTCAAATCCTCAAGATGGCTATCTAAATCCTCAAGCTGAATTTTGTCATGCAAGCCTTGATGTCGCTGCCATAAATCATCCTGCATTTCGGAATTCATATAATGAATTTCAGCATTTCTGCGCTTGCGTAGATTCTCCAGTGGATCACGATAAGAGTTCTTGATCTGTTCCAGTTGATCCGCTAATGCAGGATGCACATTCAATAACTGAAGTTGACGCAGTACTGTAAAATAAGAAAAGTGCGTTTTTAATTTGGAGGTTTTGAGGTCATAAAAATGATTCAGTACCGTTCCAAGCTTGTCCAGAAGAGAGAACACACGAATAAATCCATCTTTATAAAAATAAACATACCGCGCATAATCGCCTTGTTCCACTGGTGACATATCGTCCATATAACCAGCGATTACCGATTTCCGGTAAAAAGCAGCTGCGAACCAGCTTTGCTCCAATTCATCCAATGAGGAGATCAGTCCACGTGTCCAAATCTCCAGCTTGCGGTATTCATGGTCATTATCCTCATGAGCGTTCATTTCCTTGCGCAGTAAGGCTGCAAATGTGGCCATGTTCTCCATCGCGTCAGCCAATACACCGCTGTTCTTTCGAGGCGGCTCTCCAAGTATAACCCGCAGCATATCCCAGTCCTCCTAAAGTTTTGTCCAGCACCACGATATACCGATTTCCACTTTATTATTCCGAAGGTAAAGCGACTCTATCCACGGTGGGAACTTTCTACCAAGGGTGTTACAACGGTGTCATTGGATTCGTTGGATTTTTTTCAACAACTACATTTCTCGCGCGATTCAGCTGCCAGACTCTTACACTCATATAACATAAGACACCAAACAAACTAGCGATCAACAAAATATGAGCCAAAGCGGCAAATATGTACAATCTTTCATTATCTAGTGTGTAAACAACAGCAGCTCCACTAAATACCTGCATCAAGCACAGCAGAACAGCCGCTACGCCAAGAGCTCTTAGCTCTGGGTAATCCTTATGTTTCCAAAAAGCTAAATGTCCAAGCACCGCAGTAAGAATGAATAAGATCAAAGCCGCAATCCGGTGCGTAAAAACAATACCTACTCCCCCGGAAAGCTCGGGAACCCATTCACCGTTACAGAGCGGCCAGCCAGAACATCCACCGCGCGAATCCGTATGACTAACAAAGGCTCCAATATAAACAACAACATAGGAATAAAAGGCCGTAAAGCAGGTTAAATTGCGGAAAGCCTTACTGACGGGTTGCTTCTGAAGCTCCATCTTAGGATCGTACTCACCTGCTTCATGTCGCCTTTTAGTTCCTAGAGCCAGCATTAGAGAACTTGAAAAAGCGATCAAAGAAAAGCCCATATGTAGTGCCATTACAGCAGCAGATTGGGATTTAATCACTGCAAGCGCTCCCATACCACCTTGAACAATTACAAACAGCAACGTCATGAATGCATATACTAACAAGTCCCGCCGATTTCGAGCATAACGCCAAAAGGCAATCATCGAGGCAAGTGACAATAACCCTGCCAATCCGCTAAACAAGCGATGGGTGTATTCAATCATCGAACCTACAGTATAGGCCGGAATCAATTTCCCATGACAGAGCGGCCATTCATTTCCACATTCCAATCCCGATCCAGTCTTCGTTACAACCGCTCCCCCTAGTACAGCGAGGAACATGATAAGGCAAGTAAGATAACTAAGCCATTTCAACTGATTTGTCGACAAAAATATCACCCGCAGTTTTTAGTAATGAAGAAGCATCTTAAAAAACCACCGCTTTTGCTCGAACAGGCGAAAGCGGTGGTTTTCCGGAATTACTGTTGAAGGCTTTGATGCACTTGAACCGCTTTATCCAGGAAATTCTCAATTTCCTCGCGGGATTTACGTAATTTATTAACGAATCTAACCAATTCACGTCCATCGGAATACGCGACAAAGCTTGGAATACCCATAATATTTTGTTCCTGACTAACGTCACCCACAGCATCAACGTCAACCTCAACCAGCGTTAGACGATCTGCATAGGCTTGCTCTACCTCAGGAATAAAAGGATCGATAAATTTACAATCCGAGCACCAGTCCGCCTTGAAGATGGCTACAGTTAATCGAGGAGATTGAATGGCTACCTGAAATTCAGCAGGAGAACTAATTTTGTCCATAGCTTGTTCAGTCCTTTCTTCCATATCTGTCAAATTTCTATTCTTTAAGTGAAGCAAAATGTCATGCAGAAGTCAAACTTATTCTCTCATACGAACACGCGCAGGCTGCAATTTCATCAGCGGATGGAGCAATTTTTGCAATGCACGCGGATAACTGGAGATTTCCTGTTTAGTAAGCACACCCAGTACAATTAGCATGACCAGATAAATAACAACAACTGCGGCCCCTACAACAAGACAAGTGATCAGAAATGCCAGACGTGCAGGCATTAGATCTGTTAACAGAATTCCAGCTTGGTTAAGTCCAAAACCAATACCACCGGACACCAGAACCGCAATTGCGAAGCCGCCCCACCGTTTACCCATAATTTCGAAAGGTACAATGGATTTCAGCATCCGTAAGTTAAGAATAGTAATAACTACGAAACAAAGTGCTGTTGCGCCGATAATCCCGTAGATCCCAAATATCTTACTTAGTAAGAAGCTTGCGACTAATTTAACAATAATACCCACTAGCACATAATACATTGAAATGCGTGATTTGCCCATACCGAGCAAGATGGAGTTCGTTGTCATCATGGTGATCTGAAAGATCGTTCCAATCGTAAGCATCGCCACAATTCCGCTTCCGTCCAAGCTGCTGAACAATAACCCGTTTACAGAATAAGCTGCTGCCACAAGTGCCAACACAATTGGCATCCCTGTCAGGATAGAAATCCGCAAAGCAAGTGTAATTTGCTTCTTCAAGTGTCCCTCATCACGACGGGCATAGGCAGCTGAAATGATCGGAATCAGCGAGGTACCTAGCGCAATGGCTAGTACCGGCGGAATTCCGGCCACACTTTGAGCACGCGTGGTTAGTATACCCAAAGCTGCTGTTGCACTCTCTCTGCCCATCTGATCAATAAGCAGTGGAACAGCCAAAGAAGTATCAATCACATTCACTACGGGAATCGTAAGTGAAGAGAGCACGATCGGAATTGATAGTGTGAAAATATCTTTGTAAATTCCCCAAATCGGCAATTTTTGAGTGGTATTGTAATTTAATCCTTGCTGTTTATCCTCTCGGCGCAGCTTGATTGCAAAATAAATCATGACACCAAATGCTGCAATACTACCAATTACGCTACCGAAGGATGCTCCCGCAGCTATAGTTGTATTGTTATACCCCTGCTGTAATAGAATATAAGCTAGTAAAATAGCGACTAGTACGCGAGCGAACTGCTCTACAATCTGTGAAATACCACCAGCCATCATATTGTTGCGCCCTTGAAAATATCCACGCATCATGGCAATTGCCGGAAAAAGTAAAAGCGCAGGTGCAATAGCCCTAACTGCCATCGCTGATTCAGGTACATCAGCAATATGTGTCGCATAGAACGGAGCGCCTATGTACAGCAAGGCCGTCATGATTACCCCTGCTGCTACTGAAAATAGCAATGCTGCATGATACACTTGTCTCGCCTCTTCAGGACGATTCAGAGCGTACCGCTCGGAGACCATTTTACTGAGCGTACTTGGAATACCTGCTGTAGCCACGGTGAGCAGCATTAAATAGATATTGTTCGATACCCCAAATGATGCTCTCCCCACATCATCAAAAATATGATCCAGCGGCACCCGCTGAACAAGCCCGAGTACCCTTGCCACCAAAGCTGCAGCAGCAAGGATAAGCGTGCCTTTTACGAAAGACTCTTTCTTGGACAAACCATTTCCCCTTCTTCACTGTTAAAATTAAAACCGGACGACCCATATAAAAAAGAGGACGACCATAATAATTTGTAGCACAATTTTGACAACAGTACTACTAAACAACCCAAGTATTGATCCTACACTTACTTTGGCAGCTTTAGCCGGTGAAGAACCTACGATCAATTCTCCTATAAAGGCACCCAGAAACGGACCAATAATAAGTCCAAAGGCTGGGATTACAAAAGGACCAATGATTAGCCCAATCGTACTCCCGATAATCGATGAACGTGAGCCGCCAAATTTCTTAACGCCCCAAGCCCCTACAACGTAATCAGCAATAAATAAAACTACAACGATCAGCGTTTGAATGATCCAGAACCAGGCACCAAAAGGCTCGAAAGAAAAGAACCAGCCATATACGAAAAAGGCAAGATAAATCGCAAGCGCACCCGGCAGTATAGGGTACACAGCCCCCGCTAGCCCTACGGCAAATAAAGCAATAATAAGAATCCAACCCAGGATCGTCAACACTTAACCTCCTAATAGCAAATATGCTCTATGGATTCACTTCGCAATAGCTTCATTAAAAATATATTTTTGAATGACTTCTGCAATTCCATCATTATTATTAGAAGCCACCACAACGTCAGCCTCTTCTTTAACCGTCTCCTGAGCGTTGCCCATGGCAACCCCAAGCCCTGACTGCTGAATCGCTGCAAGGTCATTGAGGCTGTCACCAACCGCTATAACTTGGGACATGTCTAGTCCTAGCAGCTTACAGACTTCCATGATTCCGGCTGCTTTATTCACTCCTAGAGGGTTAATCTCCAGGTTATGTGGAGAGGAGTTCGTAATCTCCAATCCACCCATATCTTGAAGACGAAGCAGCAGCTTATGACGAAGCTCATCATCTTCGGTGTGATAACCGAATTTAAGCCATTCTCTGCCCGTTACATCCCCATCCCAGTTATCCTGTTTGTGGACTTTTTCCGTAGAATAGGCCCAGAACCAGATGTCATCTTCTTTAGCAAGTTCATACATTTGCTGTACCAGCATAGGGTCCATCAATGATCGCCGATAAATTTCATGTGGAGCTCGCCATACCTCACTACCGTTCACAGTAATCATAGGTGTTTCTAGTCCAAGCTGCTCAGCATATGGAAATGCACTTGTAAAAGCCCGGCCTGTCGACAGACAGACATGAACGCCTGCGTCGACCGCCTTTTGAAGCCATTTCACCGTTGTAGGTGTAATAATCTGTTCATCATTCAGTAGGGTTCCATCCATATCCAAAGCAAGCAGGCGGTATTTGGCAGTCATTGCCACCCCTCCATTCTTTTATGCTCTCAATAGAGCAGCTGTTTATTTTTAATCATTATTCCCTTAGAGTCAAAGTTACTGAGTACCTGTAGTCGTTCCTTCATTCGCAGGATCATTCGTATTATTACCTGACTGTAGACTCTTCTTCGGAACGCCATCAAGTCCATATTCCCAATCATAAGCATCAAAAATTTTACGTGCGACCGGCGCAGCACTCTGGGAACCAAAGCCCCCTTCTGGAATGACTACGGCTACTGCCAGCTTAGGATTATTTCGTGGGGCATAGGCAATAAATACACCATTATCGCGAATTTGACCCTTCGCCACTTGTTGGGATGTTCCCGTCTTACGAGCAAAATCATAAGGGAAATCAGAAAAAGCACTAACTTCACTTCGCATACCCTGTTGAATTTCTTTCCAATAGGATTTATCAAAGGCTGTTACTTCATCTATTACCTCACGACCGAACTCCTTGACTACTTTTCCGTCAGCATCTGTAATCTTACTAACTAGCTGAGGTTTGATCCGCTGTCCTTCATTAGCAAGTGTAGCTACGTATTGGGCAAGCTGCAACACCGTATAACTACCTTGTTGGCCGAAAGAAGCATATACAAGTGCCGCTTGGGCACTACCCGCAGCCTCTATATTGGTATAGTTAATCTGTCCTAAGAATTCATTTGGCAGACCACTTCCCGTGGATACACCAAGTCCAAACTCTTTCATATACCTATCCCAGATATCTACGCCTTTGCTTTTGTATTTGTCATACAATCGTTTACCGATCATATCCACCATGAACGCATTCGAGGATTTCTCAATCGCTCTTGCAGGGTCCATAGAACCGTACACATGTCCTCCAGAGTTTCTTACCTTGGTTTCATGACCTGCTTTACCAAAAGTCGCGAAACCTCTATCCGGATAGTAGGTTGAGGTTGTAAAGAGACCTTCATTCAAACCCACGAGTACGCTCAAAGGTTTAATTGTTGAACCTAGTAGCAGCACAGACCTAAGTCCATTACCTGACGTCCCTGAAGAAATCGGATTAATGGTACCGTTCTGATAGTTGTCCATAATACTGTTCCAAACATCAGTGGATAAGGATCCCGATGTCCAAATATTCGTATCGTAGTCCGGCATACTTGCCATACTGACGATATTCCCCGTATCAACTTCCATCGCTACAGCGTAACCAGTTAAAGCATTAGGATGCGTTTTACCCTGTACAGTATTGGAATGCAGCCACTTAATCTGATCCATAATCGCCTGCTCTGTCTTCATCTGAATGTTCTTATTAATAGTTGTCCAGACGTCATTGCCTTTCACAGGAGGGACTACACGTTCGACTTTTTCTGCCATGTTCTGTGGATTGACAGAGATTTCCTGATAGCCGTTTTGTCCCCGAAGCTCTCTCTGATACTGCAGCTCCAGGCCGTCAAATCCGACAAACTCGTCGTCCTTGTAAGTTAGTCCTGGCTCCGGATTGTTCTTCATAGCATTTAAGATATTCTTATAAATATTAAGGCTGTTTGCTGATTTAAAAGGCTTGATATAACCTATCGTCTGTACGGCAACCGTATCTTTATCGTAATGACGAATGCTTTCCTCGACAATTTCAAGGCCTGGGTATTCTCCCTTATGTTCCATGAAATAGGCTACTTCCTGAGTAGTCAGGTCCGCCTTAATTCGCCGTGCCATAAAGCCAAGTGATTTCCGGAAATATAAATCCAGTGCGTCAATAACATCTTCTTCTGTCATCTTCTCAGCTTTTGGATCACCATATTTATTGAAATCAGTTACCAGCTTGGCTGCCAATGCATCTGACTTGGCTTTAGCTTCTGGAGTTAGGGTAGTTTTACCGGTATTTTTATCTGTTTGCTTAGCGGTATACTCCTTATTGAGCGTAATATACAGCGATTGAACCGGTGTAGAGTACGCTAACTTCTCACCTTCAGCAGCATAAATTACACCTCTCATGGATGCAAGGGGTACATTTTTGGTATCTCTGCTTGTCTCCACTTCAGTTAAAGTTGGTCCTTCCACGAATTGCAACACAGCCAGGCGTATAATAATTACGCAAAATATAACAAACGTGCTAAAGAAAAACACGTTGAGTCGCAGGCCTATGGAACTTTTACTGTTGGTCTCATCTGGAGGTGAGGCCTGCTTACGAAAAAAACTCACAGTTTATTTCTCTCCTTTTTCTCTAATTATTTTTGAACGGGGTCTGACGCAGGAGCAACATTCTTTTTTGGCACACCATCGAGCCCATACTCCCAATCATAGGCGTCAAAAATTTTACGAGCCACCGGAGCAGCGCTTTTGGAGCCAAAGCCCCCTTCTGGTATAACAACCGCTACGGCTAGCTTCGGATTTTCTCGCGGAGCAAATGCAATAAATACCCCATTATCACGGTTTATATTTTTTCTGTCTGTTTTTTCAGAGGTACCTGTCTTACGTGCAAAATCATAAGGAAAATCATCAAAGGCACTAACTTCACTGCTCATCCCCTGTTTGATCTCTTTCCAGTAGGATTTGTCAAACGTTACCGTATTAAGCACTTCTCTTTGAAATTCCTTAACCGCCTTACCTTGCGCATCCGTGATCTTGCTAACGAGTTGAGGCTTAATACGCACTCCTTCATTTGCAAGAGTAGAAGCATACTGGGCAAGCTGCAATGTAGTATAACTGCCCTGTTGGCCAAAAGAAGCATAGATAAGTGCGGCCTGCGAGCTGCCTGCGGCCTTAAGATCAGTATAGTTAATCTGGCCCGCTGATTCACCTGGGAGACCACTTTTCGTAGATACACCCAGCCCGAACTCTTTCATATATCTGTCCCATACCTCAATGCCTTTATCCCCCGGATATTTCTTGTAAAGCTGCTTACCCACCATATCAATCATAAATACGTTAGAAGATTCTCTAATGGCTTTAGCTGGATCTAGTGGACCATATACGTGACCCGATGAATTTCTTACGGATGATTTATTATCCTTACCGAAATAAGTAATGCCCACATCTGAATAGGTAGTTGAGGTATTAAAGAAACCTTCCTTTAAACCAATTAACACACTTAATGGTTTGATCGTAGATCCCATAAACACAAGTGAACTAAAATCATGACCTGATCTACCAGATGAATTCGAAGTAATCGTACCGTTTAGATGATTATTCATTATTTTATTCCAAACAGGTGTTGGTAAGGAGTCTTTAGTCCATACATTTGAATCGTAATCCGGCATGCTTGCCATGGCGACAATATTTCCAGTTTCCA
This genomic stretch from Paenibacillus sp. FSL H7-0737 harbors:
- a CDS encoding NAD(P)/FAD-dependent oxidoreductase, producing MRTLLVLGGGYGGLALIQELLNNHLPQDIEIILIDRMPYQGIKTEYYALAAGTVTDYHLRIQFPVHPRLTIRYGEVSSIDLESRIVTMEPDETVSYDILAIALGCTDNYHNIPGADQYTCSIQTFAGTRETYQRLNDVKPYGTINIVGGGLSGVELAAELRESRPDLNIAILDRGERVLSAFPAKLSQYVEEWFHHHQVQTLGRVSVSHVEKDALFNGTEEILSDVTVWTAGIQPVKVVQELTVPKDRGGRIILDEYYRVPDYPEVYVIGDCASLPFAPSAQAAGAQGEQVAQVIQAMWRGETPKLHPIRLKGTLGSLGKKAGFGLMGQRSVKGRVPRILKSGVLWMSKRTLG
- a CDS encoding YuzB family protein, whose amino-acid sequence is MRPIIEFCASNMGHGTDKLMHKLEENPDYDVIEYGCLNNCGECYLTPFAMVEGDIVAADTVDELEKKIDTKIKELEAWFNMDLD
- a CDS encoding NifU family protein, which encodes MSENAQSTEMYDEVLEVLDKLRPFLQRDGGDVELVDVEDGIVKLKLMGACGSCPSSTITLKAGIERALLEEVEGVQEVMQVF
- a CDS encoding MetQ/NlpA family ABC transporter substrate-binding protein, with translation MKKLLLTFFSLTLVVVLAACGNNNNASNSAATNAPKDGAATESSAEPVKLVVGASPVPHAEILKAIAPLLEAQGIKLEIKEFTDYVQPNVQLSEKNLDANFFQHQPYLDDQNQKNGSDLVSVTAVHVEPFGAYSKKIKSIDELADGAKVAIPNDATNGGRALILLAKNGLISLKDDTNITSTQADITENKKNLKIIELDAAMLGRQLDEVDLALINTNYALEANLVPTKDALFIEGTDSPYANILVARPDNKDSDAIKKLAAALNSPEAKAFIEEQYKGSIIPAF
- a CDS encoding methionine ABC transporter permease; amino-acid sequence: MNFADLNWQEMMDATVATLQMLIFSGLFTIILGLPLGILLYLWGRSNSIVIRVIYSVLSFFVNILRSVPFIILMVALIPFSKTIVGTSIGVLGTIPPLVIGAAPFFARLVETALREVDRGVIEAAQGMGASTNQIVMRVLLPEARPGLLAGVTITLVTLVSYTAMSGMVGGGGLGDLAIRYGYYRYEKEVMIISVVLMVILVQLLQMAGDRLVRHFTRK
- a CDS encoding methionine ABC transporter ATP-binding protein — translated: MINLKGITKVYGKGSHAASALSGLNLSIEKGEIFGVIGHSGAGKSTLIRCINLLERPTEGEVWVDGIELTKLTQGQLQEQRRKIGMIFQHFNLLSSATVYDNIAFPLRLTGTSRADIDTKVKDLLALVGLEEHRDKYPSQLSGGQKQRVGIARALASDPDVLLCDEATSALDPQTTDSILKLLLDINKRFHLTIVLITHEMHVIQSICDRVAVIHGGGIVEQGKVTEVFLKPQHEVTRDFIRSESQNEGPLRTALDAAAGDNSQAVKITFFGEKTYGSALSNVVRETGVSFAILHGTISTIKDVPYGQMIVRFEGPAEAIAVTIAELTAQGLEVEVIS
- a CDS encoding Cthe_2314 family HEPN domain-containing protein; the encoded protein is MLRVILGEPPRKNSGVLADAMENMATFAALLRKEMNAHEDNDHEYRKLEIWTRGLISSLDELEQSWFAAAFYRKSVIAGYMDDMSPVEQGDYARYVYFYKDGFIRVFSLLDKLGTVLNHFYDLKTSKLKTHFSYFTVLRQLQLLNVHPALADQLEQIKNSYRDPLENLRKRRNAEIHYMNSEMQDDLWQRHQGLHDKIQLEDLDSHLEDLKQSLEMNCKTLIAAFSYSNEQLRKEISKAKRVQS
- a CDS encoding COX15/CtaA family protein; this translates as MSTNQLKWLSYLTCLIMFLAVLGGAVVTKTGSGLECGNEWPLCHGKLIPAYTVGSMIEYTHRLFSGLAGLLSLASMIAFWRYARNRRDLLVYAFMTLLFVIVQGGMGALAVIKSQSAAVMALHMGFSLIAFSSSLMLALGTKRRHEAGEYDPKMELQKQPVSKAFRNLTCFTAFYSYVVVYIGAFVSHTDSRGGCSGWPLCNGEWVPELSGGVGIVFTHRIAALILFILTAVLGHLAFWKHKDYPELRALGVAAVLLCLMQVFSGAAVVYTLDNERLYIFAALAHILLIASLFGVLCYMSVRVWQLNRARNVVVEKNPTNPMTPL
- a CDS encoding thioredoxin family protein codes for the protein MDKISSPAEFQVAIQSPRLTVAIFKADWCSDCKFIDPFIPEVEQAYADRLTLVEVDVDAVGDVSQEQNIMGIPSFVAYSDGRELVRFVNKLRKSREEIENFLDKAVQVHQSLQQ